In Desulfobotulus pelophilus, a single genomic region encodes these proteins:
- a CDS encoding tautomerase family protein codes for MPIITIALKEGRSQEQKKKVAEEITRIVSEHMEVDPSKIWIRFDDFSPSDFATGGTMHG; via the coding sequence ATGCCTATTATCACCATTGCCCTTAAGGAAGGGCGAAGTCAGGAACAGAAAAAAAAGGTTGCCGAAGAAATCACCCGCATTGTTTCTGAGCATATGGAGGTGGATCCTTCCAAGATCTGGATCCGTTTTGATGATTTTTCGCCCAGTGATTTTGCCACCGGCGGTACAATGCACGGGTAG
- a CDS encoding glutamate synthase-related protein translates to MSANGQIIPSSLSISDLPWQIRWDQDKCTLCGSCTAVCPVNAIELGVFRKREIKAGTGFAEKPSSSQTVRYGIRQRTSPAYACVGCAMCSLVCPNDAIAPARNDGSDRLRYHINQGGQPRSRGGRRNDSSGLLDQIKFIRISMLTDPALDAGRHTFDVNTLLGRVLEPRDALKHQREHGWMPPVREIYPLVIGGMSFGALSPTMWEGLQMGVAYLNEEMGMPVRICTGEGGCPPRLLRSRFLKYVILQIASGYFGWDEIIHAIPEMKEDPCAIEIKYGQGAKPGDGGLLMWHKVNKLIAAIRGVPERVSLPSPPTHQTQYSIEESVAKMIQSMSMAWGFRVPVYPKISATSTSLAVLNNLTRNPYAAGLAIDGEDGGTGAAYNVSMNHMGHPIASNLRDCYVNLVKVGKQNEIPLFAGGGVGKNGNLAANAAALIMMGASGVQTGKYIMQAAAGCLGSEQDRCNICNIGLCPKGIASQDPRIYRRLDAEKVAERVVDLYLAFDMELRKILAPLGRSTSLPIGMSDALGINDYHTAERLGIRYVV, encoded by the coding sequence ATGTCGGCAAACGGACAGATTATCCCGTCAAGCTTAAGCATCAGTGATTTGCCCTGGCAGATCCGCTGGGATCAGGACAAATGTACCCTCTGCGGCAGCTGCACCGCCGTATGTCCGGTGAACGCCATAGAACTGGGAGTATTCCGCAAACGGGAAATCAAAGCAGGCACAGGGTTTGCGGAAAAACCATCCTCCTCCCAGACTGTCCGCTACGGCATCCGCCAGCGTACCAGCCCGGCCTATGCCTGCGTGGGCTGTGCCATGTGTTCTTTAGTCTGTCCCAATGATGCCATTGCTCCCGCCCGCAATGATGGCAGCGACAGGCTTCGCTACCACATCAATCAGGGAGGCCAGCCCAGAAGCAGGGGCGGGCGGCGGAACGATTCTTCGGGCCTTCTGGATCAGATTAAATTCATCCGTATTTCCATGCTCACGGATCCGGCACTGGACGCAGGACGCCACACCTTTGACGTGAATACCCTTCTGGGCCGGGTGCTGGAACCCAGAGATGCCCTGAAGCACCAGCGAGAACACGGATGGATGCCCCCCGTTCGGGAAATCTATCCTCTGGTCATCGGCGGCATGAGCTTCGGCGCCCTTTCGCCTACCATGTGGGAAGGCCTTCAGATGGGAGTGGCCTACCTCAATGAGGAAATGGGCATGCCCGTGCGGATCTGTACGGGAGAGGGCGGATGCCCGCCAAGACTTCTGCGCTCCCGTTTCCTCAAATATGTGATTCTCCAGATTGCCTCCGGCTATTTCGGCTGGGATGAGATCATCCACGCCATTCCCGAAATGAAGGAAGACCCCTGCGCCATAGAAATCAAATATGGTCAGGGAGCCAAGCCCGGAGATGGCGGACTTCTCATGTGGCATAAGGTCAATAAACTGATTGCCGCCATCCGCGGTGTACCGGAAAGGGTCAGCCTGCCAAGCCCTCCCACCCATCAGACCCAGTATTCCATAGAAGAATCCGTGGCCAAGATGATCCAGAGCATGAGCATGGCCTGGGGATTCCGGGTTCCGGTCTATCCCAAGATATCCGCCACATCCACAAGCCTTGCGGTGCTCAACAACCTCACCCGAAACCCCTATGCCGCAGGACTTGCCATTGACGGTGAAGACGGAGGAACCGGGGCCGCCTACAATGTGTCCATGAATCACATGGGGCATCCCATCGCTTCCAACCTGCGGGACTGCTACGTAAACCTTGTGAAGGTAGGCAAGCAGAATGAAATTCCCCTTTTTGCAGGGGGCGGTGTAGGCAAAAACGGCAACCTCGCAGCCAATGCGGCCGCCCTCATCATGATGGGCGCTTCCGGAGTGCAGACAGGTAAATACATCATGCAGGCCGCAGCAGGCTGCCTCGGCTCCGAGCAGGACCGCTGCAACATCTGCAACATCGGGCTCTGCCCCAAGGGCATCGCCTCCCAGGATCCAAGAATCTACCGCAGACTGGATGCGGAAAAGGTAGCCGAACGGGTGGTGGACCTCTATCTGGCCTTTGACATGGAGCTGAGAAAGATTCTTGCCCCTCTTGGCCGTTCCACCTCCCTGCCCATCGGCATGTCCGATGCCCTGGGAATCAACGATTACCATACCGCCGAACGCCTCGGCATCCGCTATGTGGTGTAG
- a CDS encoding type II toxin-antitoxin system VapC family toxin codes for MLVDTDVLIWYMKGNEKAYRIIEEAGIFFVSVVTYMELVQGMRNKGELNALRKALHNWKSKIIYISEEISIQAMFFVEQHYLSHSIPLADALIGATAISQGLPVLTANDKHYKILKNLEVIKFRP; via the coding sequence ATGCTTGTCGATACCGATGTCCTGATCTGGTACATGAAGGGAAATGAAAAGGCATACCGTATCATTGAGGAGGCCGGGATTTTTTTCGTTTCCGTTGTTACATATATGGAGCTGGTTCAGGGTATGAGAAATAAAGGCGAACTCAATGCCCTTCGTAAGGCTCTCCACAACTGGAAGTCAAAAATCATTTATATTTCAGAAGAAATATCCATTCAGGCAATGTTTTTTGTAGAGCAGCATTATCTCAGCCATTCCATACCGCTGGCAGATGCCCTGATAGGAGCCACTGCAATTTCACAGGGCCTGCCCGTTCTTACCGCCAATGATAAACACTATAAAATACTTAAAAATCTTGAAGTCATAAAATTCCGGCCTTAA
- a CDS encoding glutamate synthase: MCRLFAVTSDTPLSPMKALEALDAMREGHDGSGVGLFMRDLGGPFATIKGAPILSGIFTDAGLKKLDALMMDIGFMTKYRMGIRLPDTPPEGTPSRDIYLIRAYDYPRAWENLAEEEKLRRLLKVRLQLREMGETDGDMIVFSFWPDVVMIKEIGDPLTVGRYLDLDRHGITARVIMAQGRQNTNYAINLYACHPFFLEGFATMTNGENTAFIPVKEFLESRGFDGYIGFQSDSEVFVHILHYMSRFLDLPLDAYKHIITPLNDATMDIHPNSRMLRLLKQSCRRLIIDGPNCIIGNLPDGTLFMAQDSKKLRPGIVGGKPGIWAFSSEVCGLDTVIPDRDKSKDVQPMHLDMAMVGPDRKEVRVCRQTDRLSRQA; encoded by the coding sequence ATGTGCCGTTTATTTGCCGTAACCAGCGACACGCCCCTTTCCCCCATGAAGGCTCTGGAAGCACTGGATGCCATGAGGGAAGGCCATGACGGTTCCGGAGTGGGACTGTTTATGCGGGATCTGGGCGGCCCCTTTGCCACCATCAAGGGTGCTCCCATCCTCTCCGGGATTTTCACGGACGCAGGACTTAAAAAACTCGATGCCCTTATGATGGACATTGGGTTCATGACCAAATACCGCATGGGAATCCGCCTGCCGGACACCCCGCCCGAAGGAACACCATCCCGGGACATCTACCTGATCCGTGCCTACGACTATCCCAGAGCCTGGGAAAATCTGGCGGAAGAAGAAAAGCTGCGCCGCCTCCTCAAAGTCAGGCTGCAGCTCCGCGAAATGGGCGAGACCGATGGAGATATGATTGTGTTCTCCTTCTGGCCGGATGTGGTCATGATCAAGGAAATCGGTGATCCCCTGACCGTGGGCCGCTATCTGGATCTCGACCGCCATGGCATAACCGCCCGGGTCATCATGGCCCAGGGACGTCAGAACACCAATTATGCCATCAACCTCTATGCCTGCCACCCCTTTTTTCTGGAAGGTTTTGCCACCATGACCAACGGGGAGAACACCGCCTTCATTCCCGTAAAGGAATTTCTGGAATCCCGGGGTTTTGACGGCTACATCGGCTTTCAGTCGGACTCCGAGGTCTTTGTTCACATCCTTCATTATATGAGCCGCTTTCTGGACCTGCCCCTGGATGCCTACAAGCACATCATTACCCCCCTCAATGATGCAACCATGGATATCCATCCCAATTCCAGAATGCTGCGACTGCTCAAACAGAGCTGCCGAAGACTGATCATTGACGGACCCAACTGCATCATCGGCAATCTTCCGGACGGCACTCTCTTCATGGCTCAGGACAGCAAAAAACTCCGGCCCGGAATTGTGGGTGGCAAGCCCGGCATATGGGCCTTTTCATCGGAAGTCTGCGGCCTGGACACCGTGATCCCGGACAGGGATAAAAGCAAAGATGTTCAACCCATGCACCTCGATATGGCCATGGTGGGCCCGGATCGCAAGGAGGTTAGAGTATGTCGGCAAACGGACAGATTATCCCGTCAAGCTTAA
- a CDS encoding FAD-dependent oxidoreductase: MQNTTTFIIEGRDSDGIRLESRLLEEHIQEAVHAGFRRLEIRAAGQHGIGGRLWQTEEPVRIRIEGTAGQRLGSFGYPNTEIEVMGSASEDTGWLNAGATILVHGNAGNGTCNGMAQGKVWVAGSVGSRSMTMTKRNPRFEPPELWVLGSAGDFFGEFMAGGKAVICGWQPQNPANILGHRPMVGMVGGQVFFRGPMNGFSQPDARMVPIEEEDWVWLKKGLSDFLIKIQKPELYDILSVREDWQCLAARSPMEKREVERRSMADFRKGIWDKELGKGGLIGDLTDLDMSPIPLITRGRLRRFVPVWENRKYKAPCEGTCPTGIPVQQRWQLIREGRMDEAVDMALSYTPFPATVCGYLCPNPCMEACTRSSAFMAPVDIKPLGKASVTASMPIFPPADGRKVAVVGGGPAGISVAWQLRSKGHDVVILDRSEVLGGKMRSVIPESRIPQEVLKKELERVAEIIPHIHLKQSLTRKDVERLKSDHDHIIIATGASAPRRLRIEGGERQITSLDFLEQAKANTLKPGKNVVIIGAGNVGCDVATEAKRLGAENITLIDIQKPAAFGVEKEDAEKAGAVFRWPCFTKALTKEGVLLENGELIPADTIVTSIGDMAVLDFLPESVVVEKGRIRVNEYGQTTDAQIFAIGDMVGQGLITDAIGAGRRTAQAIDDMAKGRLPEMDAREILKLERVHLEYFDPRIPPKEDLGGCGSQCASCGNCRDCGICVELCPGGAISRKDLGKNSFSYEVDADRCMACGFCAGACPCGIWDLHPAEPIG, encoded by the coding sequence ATGCAGAACACGACAACGTTTATTATAGAAGGCAGGGATAGTGACGGTATCCGCCTGGAGTCCCGCCTTCTGGAAGAACATATTCAGGAGGCCGTCCATGCGGGCTTCCGCAGGCTGGAAATCCGGGCGGCGGGTCAGCACGGCATCGGCGGCAGACTCTGGCAGACAGAAGAACCCGTACGTATACGCATCGAAGGTACAGCGGGCCAGCGCCTGGGGAGCTTCGGCTATCCCAACACAGAAATAGAAGTCATGGGTTCCGCCTCCGAAGACACGGGCTGGCTCAATGCCGGAGCCACCATACTCGTCCATGGCAATGCCGGTAACGGAACCTGCAACGGCATGGCCCAGGGCAAGGTCTGGGTAGCCGGATCCGTGGGCTCCCGCAGCATGACCATGACCAAACGCAACCCCCGTTTTGAACCACCCGAACTCTGGGTTCTTGGTTCCGCCGGAGATTTTTTCGGAGAATTCATGGCAGGCGGAAAAGCGGTTATCTGCGGATGGCAGCCTCAGAATCCTGCCAATATTCTGGGGCACCGGCCCATGGTGGGCATGGTGGGCGGTCAGGTCTTTTTCCGGGGCCCCATGAACGGATTCAGTCAGCCCGATGCCCGCATGGTTCCCATTGAAGAAGAAGACTGGGTCTGGCTGAAAAAGGGGCTTTCGGATTTTCTTATAAAAATTCAAAAACCCGAACTCTACGACATCCTCAGCGTACGGGAAGACTGGCAGTGCCTCGCAGCCCGCTCTCCCATGGAAAAACGGGAGGTGGAGCGCCGCTCCATGGCGGATTTCCGCAAAGGCATCTGGGACAAAGAGCTGGGCAAGGGCGGACTCATCGGTGATCTGACGGATCTGGACATGAGCCCCATCCCCCTGATTACCAGAGGAAGACTGCGGCGCTTTGTACCCGTATGGGAGAACCGGAAATACAAAGCCCCCTGTGAAGGCACCTGTCCCACGGGCATTCCCGTTCAGCAGCGCTGGCAGCTGATCCGGGAAGGCCGCATGGACGAAGCCGTGGATATGGCCTTGAGCTACACGCCCTTTCCCGCAACGGTCTGCGGTTATCTCTGTCCCAACCCCTGCATGGAAGCCTGCACCCGAAGCAGTGCCTTTATGGCCCCTGTGGATATAAAACCCCTGGGAAAAGCTTCCGTTACCGCATCCATGCCGATATTTCCCCCCGCCGATGGCAGAAAAGTAGCCGTTGTCGGTGGCGGGCCTGCGGGTATTTCCGTGGCCTGGCAGCTCCGATCCAAAGGGCATGATGTGGTAATTCTGGACCGGAGCGAGGTGCTGGGCGGAAAAATGCGCTCTGTGATTCCCGAATCCCGCATTCCACAGGAAGTACTGAAAAAAGAACTGGAAAGGGTTGCGGAAATCATACCCCACATCCACCTCAAACAGTCCCTTACCCGAAAGGATGTGGAGCGGCTGAAAAGCGACCACGACCACATCATTATAGCCACCGGCGCATCCGCACCCAGACGCCTTAGGATAGAAGGCGGAGAGCGGCAGATCACTTCCCTTGATTTTCTGGAACAGGCCAAAGCCAACACCCTAAAACCCGGAAAAAATGTGGTGATTATCGGTGCGGGCAACGTGGGCTGCGATGTGGCAACGGAAGCAAAACGTCTGGGCGCAGAGAACATCACCCTCATAGACATACAAAAACCAGCTGCCTTTGGTGTGGAAAAGGAAGATGCGGAAAAAGCCGGTGCCGTCTTCCGCTGGCCCTGTTTCACCAAAGCCCTCACGAAAGAAGGCGTGCTGCTTGAAAACGGTGAGCTGATTCCGGCGGACACCATTGTAACATCCATAGGCGACATGGCAGTGCTGGATTTTCTGCCGGAAAGTGTGGTGGTGGAAAAGGGACGCATCCGGGTCAATGAATACGGACAGACCACGGACGCTCAAATCTTTGCCATCGGCGACATGGTGGGGCAGGGCCTCATCACCGATGCCATCGGTGCGGGACGCAGAACAGCCCAGGCCATCGACGACATGGCCAAAGGCAGGCTTCCGGAAATGGATGCAAGGGAAATACTGAAACTGGAAAGGGTGCATCTGGAATATTTTGATCCCCGCATTCCTCCGAAGGAAGATCTGGGTGGCTGCGGTTCCCAGTGTGCCTCCTGCGGCAACTGCCGTGATTGCGGTATCTGTGTGGAGCTCTGTCCCGGAGGAGCCATTTCCAGAAAAGACCTTGGAAAAAACAGCTTTTCCTATGAAGTGGACGCAGATCGCTGCATGGCCTGCGGATTCTGCGCCGGTGCCTGCCCCTGCGGCATCTGGGATCTGCATCCGGCCGAACCCATCGGATAG
- a CDS encoding cupin domain-containing protein, with product MKESLFANLPSPMEKEIIEPLVRHQGLVIERILSKGHASPEGFWYDQEKNEFVLVVQGRAGIRFKDPESVVILEPGDYLIIPARSEHRVEWTASDVETIWLAVHY from the coding sequence ATGAAAGAGTCCCTGTTCGCCAATCTGCCCTCCCCTATGGAAAAAGAAATTATAGAGCCCCTTGTCCGGCATCAGGGACTTGTGATTGAGCGTATTCTGTCAAAGGGTCATGCCTCACCTGAGGGCTTCTGGTACGATCAGGAAAAAAATGAGTTTGTTCTTGTGGTGCAGGGCCGGGCCGGGATACGGTTCAAAGATCCTGAATCCGTCGTTATTCTGGAGCCGGGGGACTATCTGATTATTCCCGCCCGATCCGAGCACAGGGTGGAATGGACGGCTTCCGATGTGGAAACCATCTGGCTGGCCGTGCATTACTGA
- a CDS encoding NAD(P)/FAD-dependent oxidoreductase — protein sequence MQRFDIRVSPEEMEDKEKLHHMILARAAPGDPKRFDWRIRKQSLDARGRKPLFVLLIECWEDEAPPLEKIRGFEPKALSGRRVVIAGAGPAGYFAALRLLERGIQPLVLERGKDVRSRLFDIKTLYKGEVHPHSNYCFGEGGAGTYSDGKLYTRATKRGDIRRVLDLFRTFGASASIRTEAHPHIGSNRLPAIVKAMREAIVSAGGEVHFNAFMKDFMAKDGRFRAAVLEDGERVEGDALILATGHSARDVYALLHEKGVLVEAKPFAMGVRIEHPQERIDRIFYGASPRHPALPPASYRISCQASGRGVFSFCMCPGGSVVPASTAPGELVLNGMSFAERSGPFANAGLVTELRLTDLDDPDGNPFAGLHFQQAVEQFLFRKGDGSQKAPAQRASDFVAARLSADLPRTSYIPGIYSAPLHQWLPPVVTKGLSEGLRLLDRRHRGYLTEEATLLAVESRTSSPVRIPRDPQTRMHPEVYGLFPCGEGAGYAGGIASAAMDGMASAEAVERYVAML from the coding sequence ATGCAACGTTTTGACATACGGGTTTCTCCGGAAGAGATGGAAGACAAAGAAAAGCTCCACCACATGATCCTTGCCAGGGCAGCACCCGGAGATCCAAAGCGTTTTGACTGGCGCATCCGTAAACAGTCTTTAGATGCCAGGGGCAGAAAGCCCCTTTTTGTTCTTCTGATTGAATGCTGGGAAGACGAAGCCCCGCCTTTGGAAAAAATCCGGGGTTTTGAACCGAAGGCCCTTTCCGGCAGAAGGGTTGTCATTGCAGGTGCCGGACCTGCGGGATATTTTGCGGCTTTACGTCTTCTGGAAAGGGGCATCCAGCCCCTTGTGCTGGAACGGGGAAAGGATGTGCGTTCCCGTCTTTTTGACATTAAGACCCTGTACAAAGGTGAGGTGCATCCCCATTCCAACTATTGTTTCGGCGAAGGGGGGGCTGGCACCTATTCCGATGGCAAGCTTTATACCCGTGCCACAAAAAGGGGAGATATCCGGAGGGTACTGGATCTCTTCCGCACCTTTGGTGCCAGTGCATCCATCCGTACGGAGGCCCATCCCCACATCGGCTCCAACCGGCTTCCGGCCATTGTAAAAGCCATGCGGGAAGCCATTGTCTCCGCAGGTGGCGAGGTGCATTTCAATGCCTTTATGAAGGATTTTATGGCAAAAGACGGACGTTTTCGGGCTGCGGTGCTGGAAGACGGGGAAAGGGTGGAAGGCGATGCCCTGATCCTTGCCACGGGCCATTCGGCCCGTGATGTGTATGCCCTTCTCCATGAAAAGGGTGTTCTTGTGGAGGCCAAGCCCTTTGCCATGGGGGTGCGCATCGAGCATCCTCAGGAACGCATAGACCGGATTTTTTATGGGGCATCGCCCCGCCACCCTGCCCTGCCGCCCGCTTCCTACCGAATCAGTTGCCAGGCTTCGGGCAGAGGGGTTTTTTCTTTTTGCATGTGTCCGGGAGGATCTGTGGTTCCCGCATCCACAGCTCCGGGGGAGCTGGTTTTAAATGGCATGAGCTTTGCCGAACGCAGCGGACCCTTTGCCAATGCGGGTTTGGTAACGGAACTCCGGCTTACGGATCTTGATGATCCGGATGGAAATCCCTTTGCCGGACTCCATTTTCAGCAGGCGGTTGAGCAGTTTCTTTTCCGAAAAGGAGACGGCAGCCAGAAAGCTCCTGCCCAGCGGGCTTCTGACTTTGTGGCTGCGCGGCTGTCTGCGGATCTTCCCCGGACATCCTATATCCCGGGTATATACAGTGCTCCCCTGCATCAGTGGCTGCCGCCTGTGGTGACAAAGGGGCTTTCCGAGGGTCTTCGCCTTCTGGATCGTCGTCACCGGGGATACCTGACTGAAGAGGCCACCCTTCTGGCGGTGGAATCCCGTACCAGCTCACCCGTTCGTATACCAAGAGACCCCCAGACCCGCATGCATCCGGAGGTATACGGTCTCTTCCCCTGTGGTGAGGGGGCGGGTTATGCTGGTGGTATTGCATCGGCGGCCATGGATGGTATGGCCAGTGCAGAGGCTGTGGAAAGATATGTAGCTATGCTGTAG
- a CDS encoding type II toxin-antitoxin system Phd/YefM family antitoxin: protein MKATAKELRFNSKRLLDTISRGEEVIITYRSKPCAKLIPYSEKKEDPAENELFGIWKDKDTIQDVAAYVRGLRKERF, encoded by the coding sequence ATGAAAGCAACGGCAAAAGAGCTTCGGTTTAACTCAAAAAGGCTTTTGGATACAATAAGCAGGGGTGAGGAAGTGATCATAACCTATCGCAGCAAACCCTGCGCAAAGCTAATACCCTACAGTGAAAAAAAAGAAGATCCTGCTGAAAACGAACTGTTTGGAATCTGGAAAGATAAGGATACAATTCAGGATGTGGCTGCCTATGTCCGTGGCTTAAGAAAAGAAAGATTTTGA
- the glnE gene encoding bifunctional [glutamate--ammonia ligase]-adenylyl-L-tyrosine phosphorylase/[glutamate--ammonia-ligase] adenylyltransferase, with protein MTEEMQTPVPLISVELLDLLAQRHPDTLALLDAASGSLPDGLGDDLRRVAAMSDFFARGLLRDPDTLGELMDGGGLTAFPGPARERVFAALQTVDSESLLSLCLRKIRHLSMMGICFRDLSGRASLGETMASLSELAEAVVDGAASYLHAKMASLYGEPVGEESGKCQRLVVLAMGKLGAGELNFSSDIDLIYAYPEPGETRGPDIITNETFFTRLARKLTAVFSGNTGGPLFRVDLRLRPFGENGPMVMHFDAMEFYYQTQGREWERYALIKCRPVSGNEDDARELMESLKPFVFRRYLDFGVFDSLREMKQSIMLEIRKKGMENNIKTGSGGIREVEFFGQAFQLLRGGVVPGLQQREILKILKTLVRFRFIPPETRENLTNAYVFLRHTEHRIQAWEDRQTHLLPKEDVPQKALAAAMGFENWGLFMADLEGHRQRVHAHFRKLLTVDDESRESVRPMVALWTQPHMDTDRAEGLLAQVGYRDPSAAIRMLGYFRDSLQAQAMSSQGKRRLDTLMPFLLESCARGENPAQALGRILDLLKAIQRRSTYLALFLEYPSALDHLVRLANASPWIMDFLSRHPVLLDELLDPRTLYRPPVRGELVEDLRRRMEELDPEDLETRLENLCVFKQSGLLRVAAADVTGEFPLMKVSDRLTEIAECVVNEIVDFSHRNLVQRHGRPLDIHEKPMEGWGFAVIAYGKLGGLELGYGSDLDLVFLHEDTEGMTEGGEKPLLSSQFFTRLGQRVIHCLKAHTRAGTLYETDLRLRPDGNTGILVVPVAAFADYQRRQAWTWEHQALVRARPVCGNHRMAERFEAVRREVLCLKRESGPLRTEIVNMREKLRSAHARPEPGIFDLKQDPGGIMDIEFLVQYMVLAHAHDTPAITRWTDNIRILETLSETGVMRPEEATFLRSAYLLFRVAVHRKNLQNQPSRVPEFRFEKLREGVRHIWQRYMGTDHSAPGKN; from the coding sequence ATGACAGAAGAAATGCAAACCCCAGTTCCTCTGATATCCGTGGAGCTTCTGGACCTTCTGGCACAACGCCATCCGGATACCCTTGCCTTGCTGGATGCAGCTTCCGGCTCCCTTCCCGATGGGCTTGGGGATGATCTGCGCCGGGTGGCTGCCATGAGTGATTTTTTTGCAAGGGGTCTGCTCCGGGATCCGGACACCCTTGGGGAGCTTATGGATGGGGGTGGGCTGACGGCTTTCCCCGGACCGGCCAGAGAAAGGGTTTTTGCGGCACTTCAGACCGTGGATTCCGAAAGTCTTCTGTCTCTGTGCCTGCGAAAAATCCGCCATCTTTCCATGATGGGAATCTGCTTCAGGGACCTTTCCGGCAGAGCTTCCCTGGGGGAAACCATGGCCTCCCTTTCCGAACTGGCCGAAGCCGTGGTGGACGGAGCTGCCAGCTATCTTCATGCAAAAATGGCGTCCCTTTATGGAGAACCCGTGGGAGAGGAGTCCGGAAAATGTCAGCGACTTGTGGTTCTGGCCATGGGAAAGCTGGGGGCCGGTGAGCTGAATTTTTCTTCGGACATCGACCTGATCTATGCTTACCCCGAACCGGGAGAGACCCGTGGTCCGGACATCATAACCAACGAGACCTTCTTTACCCGCCTTGCCCGTAAGCTGACAGCGGTTTTCAGCGGGAACACCGGAGGGCCCCTTTTCCGTGTGGACTTACGGCTGAGGCCCTTTGGCGAAAACGGTCCCATGGTCATGCATTTTGATGCCATGGAGTTTTACTATCAGACCCAGGGTCGGGAATGGGAACGTTATGCCCTTATCAAATGCCGTCCCGTTTCCGGTAATGAAGATGACGCCAGGGAGCTGATGGAAAGCCTGAAACCCTTTGTTTTCAGGAGGTATCTGGATTTTGGTGTGTTTGACAGTCTGCGTGAAATGAAACAGTCCATCATGCTGGAAATCCGTAAAAAAGGGATGGAAAATAATATCAAAACCGGTTCCGGCGGTATTCGGGAAGTGGAATTCTTCGGTCAGGCCTTTCAGCTGCTCCGGGGGGGGGTGGTGCCGGGTCTTCAGCAGCGGGAAATTCTGAAAATTCTGAAAACCCTTGTTCGTTTTCGCTTTATTCCTCCGGAAACAAGGGAAAATCTTACGAATGCCTATGTTTTTCTCCGCCATACGGAGCACCGCATTCAGGCTTGGGAAGACCGCCAGACCCACCTCCTGCCAAAGGAAGACGTGCCCCAAAAAGCCCTGGCGGCCGCCATGGGTTTTGAAAACTGGGGTCTTTTTATGGCTGATCTGGAGGGTCACCGTCAGCGGGTGCATGCCCACTTCCGGAAGCTGCTGACCGTTGATGATGAAAGCAGGGAATCCGTGCGACCCATGGTAGCCCTGTGGACCCAGCCACACATGGATACGGACAGGGCAGAAGGTCTTCTTGCTCAGGTCGGCTACAGAGATCCATCTGCCGCCATTCGCATGCTCGGGTATTTTCGTGACAGCCTTCAGGCCCAGGCCATGAGCAGTCAGGGCAAACGTCGGCTGGATACTCTGATGCCTTTTCTGCTGGAGTCCTGTGCCAGAGGCGAGAACCCGGCACAGGCCCTTGGTCGTATTCTCGACCTGTTGAAGGCCATTCAGCGCCGTAGCACCTATCTGGCTCTTTTTCTGGAATATCCTTCCGCCCTGGATCATCTGGTACGTCTGGCCAATGCCAGCCCGTGGATTATGGATTTTCTTTCCCGCCACCCCGTGTTGCTGGATGAACTTCTGGATCCCCGCACCCTTTACCGTCCGCCAGTGCGGGGGGAGCTTGTGGAAGATCTCCGTCGTCGTATGGAAGAACTGGATCCGGAGGATCTGGAAACCCGACTGGAAAACCTGTGTGTGTTCAAACAGTCCGGTCTTCTGCGGGTGGCGGCGGCTGACGTGACAGGGGAATTCCCCCTGATGAAGGTTAGTGACCGTCTTACGGAAATTGCCGAGTGTGTGGTGAATGAAATTGTGGATTTTTCTCACAGGAATCTGGTCCAGCGCCATGGGAGGCCGCTGGATATTCATGAAAAACCCATGGAAGGCTGGGGTTTTGCTGTTATTGCCTATGGCAAGCTCGGAGGGCTTGAGCTGGGCTATGGTTCGGATCTGGATCTGGTTTTTCTCCATGAAGATACGGAAGGCATGACCGAAGGCGGAGAAAAGCCCCTGCTTTCATCCCAGTTTTTCACCCGCCTCGGTCAGAGGGTGATTCACTGCCTCAAGGCCCATACCCGTGCAGGTACCCTGTACGAAACTGACCTGCGACTGAGGCCCGACGGCAATACGGGGATTCTTGTGGTGCCCGTTGCCGCCTTTGCAGATTATCAGCGCCGTCAGGCCTGGACCTGGGAGCATCAGGCCCTTGTCCGTGCCCGGCCTGTCTGTGGCAACCACCGCATGGCGGAACGTTTTGAAGCCGTCCGCCGTGAAGTGCTCTGCCTGAAAAGGGAGAGTGGGCCCCTTCGGACAGAAATTGTGAATATGCGGGAAAAACTGCGCAGCGCCCATGCCAGACCGGAGCCGGGTATTTTTGATCTCAAGCAGGACCCCGGCGGTATCATGGACATCGAGTTTCTGGTTCAGTATATGGTTCTGGCCCATGCCCACGATACTCCGGCCATCACCCGCTGGACGGACAACATCCGCATTCTGGAAACCCTTTCGGAAACCGGGGTCATGCGGCCGGAAGAGGCCACCTTTCTACGCAGCGCCTATCTGCTTTTCCGGGTGGCCGTGCACCGGAAAAATCTTCAGAATCAGCCTTCCCGTGTACCGGAATTCCGGTTTGAAAAACTCAGGGAAGGGGTTCGACATATCTGGCAGCGCTACATGGGAACAGATCATTCTGCTCCGGGAAAAAATTGA